A window of Pseudochaenichthys georgianus chromosome 11, fPseGeo1.2, whole genome shotgun sequence genomic DNA:
gcttatccaccaaaaaaaagttcgtcgctaaaattcctgccaattcttctaggcacgtaattattggctgaactagtcccttcaaagcgtaataatatcttggtccaaagtagtgccacggttcgtcacgtgatcgtgctacaccaattgggtagctgcatattgtcaacagaagtgaaagatggccgcctacatggttgcgctaaaccagaccaaatggattctaaacagtgctgtatgcttgttttatgtcatgttttgtcatatgtcttaatacatcactaagtccgaggtatttgcgttatatacgcggtatttgtgagaggttttactatctgggaactatgggctcagaacagtctcataatacacacatgcacacagaaggcattcgtgtgtgggttttttgagactcccctgacggtcagccgattcgtacttgtaattttttatatctatagccaatcagatgtctccttcattctaagccaatcacatgagcgcgcccccacgagggtaagattacttcatatacgcattttgcgctgtccggtcagctcgctaaacagagggcggagcatcaggtgatcatgcagagcagcgtctccatcagactcagcagctgatctgatctctctcgcgtccagttacacttcactcgcgtttatgtccatatcgatcagatccagctctcctgatcggcctttatagtgAGCAccgaactattaagagtgaatatcggccgataatgaccggcggggctcccccccGTTAACAGTTCACTGTCCAGCACTGGCTttgtagtgcactgatcgattaggcgaAGCTAAcatgtagctgctccctccacactcacaacaacttcatacagacataaataaagcagctgtattcgccacacaggaaacacacatttaaaacggtttttcctgccgtttttgtgtacacaaggcagcattcatcaatggtttggaaagtggcgctgtaccttaataataaaaaggcttgtatttgcgtgcatttcctgttcggaaagtggcgctgtactgagagtgaagggtgtcctgagattagcgcctgcaggcaggctccatggagctgtcagctccgtactgcgcaaaatgcgtacatgaagcgctacgtcatgaacgcaagaaatctaccctcgtgggggtgcgctcatgtgattggcttagaattgaggagacatctgattggctatagatagaaataattacaagtatgaatcggctgaccgtcaggggagtctcaaaaacccacacacaaatgcacagtgatccgtgcacagaaagctgtttgtgtttgcaggttcaagggttttaaacggaaaacaaatatgtgaggatcaaaaatacacatgcaaaacttttttctgtatttggattttatttacatgtatatgaaacggaatacatttgtgtgtgcattgaaaaacacaagtgtggatccggaaatacaagtttgaatccttttgaggatcatgaaatacaagtgtgaatccttctatgcgcatgtgtgtattatgagactgttctgagcccatagggaacagagttgaccatcgaatcaacattgactagcagcgtttatcagccaactccagctacaaacaatttccccacgggaattaataaagtatatcaaactcaAATTTATCAAACTATCATTCCTGGACTACCATGTTCGCATCGCTAGATTCATTGGCTGAGCTTGTGGATTATTCCATTAGACTGAGgactttttgtctgtctgttgttaccctgtacacgttaaatgcactcttaaaatgacttgatttcatacatagctgcgtccaagaagaaggttaacttgttacgtttaagtaatttagatcaataaaaagcagtacttccaggctgaagacttttctttttgtcgctgcttttaattgaactattcatatcttagactgcactgtaacttttatccatgtattttttcttttaatgtttattttattagcttttctttttaatgactgattttaaatgccattttcttaatgtgtttcattttttgtaaagcacttagaattgccttgtgttgaaaagtgctatataaataaacttgccttgccttacttataccaatgtccattgattcatttatttactcattcatccctccacaaatgaaaacaacactgatgaaccataaaaacgagatttattacaaatataaaaaggtatgacgtagaaaacagtacaaaacagaataaggacatgtaatgagtataattgattggtgtcaggtgatcgtgatccgcagccacggctgggcagagcggctgattggtgctgtgattgcctcagctggttaaaagagtcctgctgattatactctagaggcttctcaatactcaaatttcccctcctcgactcctcgactcctcggtcctccggtagtgacccggaaatgaatttcagcgcgccattttgaaggacgtctcatttctctaaatgcacaccgaggaccgaggatcgagcatcgaggaggctctctggaggagctataaccgaggatacactgatggttcctccacggctcctccgcggatgcatttccgggaacggtggaggcgtgacgcacggccggacttatctcagccaatgacagctctgcatgcatcccctggatattatttgagaacctgctctcatcgcaacgcgatgtttacagtgagaacagctgtgaggtcctgcagaaagcagagcagtgtgtaaaatatatatcactcagtataacaggcatactctctttatttgctttagtttagtagatatctacaaagagtccatatttttctaaaaccatttagtgcttcacataataaaatacacaacggctgtagcctgattatgctttagcagctgtaggtgtgtgtggtacagtatgtaggtgtgtgttgtacagtgtgtaggtgtgtgttgtacagtgtgtaggtgtgtgttgtacagtgtgtaggtgcgtgtgttgtacagtgtgtaggtgcgtgtgttgtacagtgtgtaggtgtgtgtgttgtacagtgtgtaggtgcgtgtgttgtacagtgtgtaggtgcgtgtgttgtacagtgtgtaggtgtgtgtgttgtacagtgtgtaggtgtgtgttgtacagtgcgcagatgccgcggacagacgggtctcagttggtttgatgtccttacttttaatacttgcaaatacaacttttggcccgtaatttcaattccccatttcagcgaccagagagaggggggggatatatccagtctctgactgtgttacgttattatgagagtgctctcatactttaaattgtatagatttatataaatatatttgtgtgtgtgtccccgcatctgtagcctgttattgtctcattataccgcactctcaatgaattcaaataaaatatgtgggggaacaatgttcagctgatctaacagagattataaaatatgacaaaacactcgacagctgatgcagctgttgccacgtaataatgaacggacgtcgctttaatatgaccgctcagaggagaggagttctcatttctttaaacgtctgctgcttcccctcctctctcctcggttcccctcctcggtcctccgctcgcatctcctgtgggcgggtctaagtctcgaggaggggagtcgaggaggggaaatttgagtattgagaagcctcttctgTGTTCTAGTTTGGTTATGAAGCCACACGGTTTTTTGACCACTGCATTGCACTGCAGAGAAGagactatttgtttatttaaaggacgaacactgtttcaacctcgtctggtaagatacgataacttggaaataaatgtaccaacgaaccgtggcactactttggaccaagatattattacgctttgaagggactagttcagccaataattacgtgcctagaagaattggcaggaattttagcgacaaacttttttttggtggataagcatgactcgttcttttttatgaactaaagattgtgtagttccacttctgtggagcgggatttcttttctagaggacttttcgaggttcaccttgcggcctaacctgcgcagttgcgatcaacgtcttgctagtgcgttgcatgatggttagtcattttgtccgacttgctctggaggctcgcccacatgagactttgaaatctcgtgggacaaagacgcccgcagccttgagagcgaggcgaggcgagttggcgcagttgctctccacgagctgcggaagcgaaatgcttgatgggaaacggctcgctggtatctcgagctgagtgctcattggtgggttttaccacgtgctgctgatgaaactctccaattggctggcaaaagtttgttgttgttttgtgtcagttttacgttgacccctccattcccatttttcatcattgttccacaatgtttatcatcatgaaattaatatatatatattttatactatactgtacggtggccctgaagtgcaagacaccacagcatttcagaaaacaccacagcatttcacaaaacactacagcatttcacaaaacaccacagcatttcacaaaacaccacagcatttcagaaaacgccgcagcatttcagaaaacaccacagcatttcacaaaacaccacagcatttcacattggacggaaagggtatttctttagggagaacacttcttgtttgtgattggacagagccagccagagaagcactgctgtgattggttgtttttgctgccagtcaagaaatgacgcttcgtgattggtcaacaaccgacagcgaaatatgtcccaaccatggtcccacaacgtatggacccaacacatcagccgttagcacacactcagatctcacagctcctcatatctgttcagaaactggacaaaagttaaacatgtacaaaccacagactgtctatgtcatggcgaatacagtcgctgctttatttatgtctgtatgatgttgttgtgtggacggagcagctataggttagtttagcctgatgaatccgattcagaaaacacgcattttaaaagcatttcgcctgccgtcttgtttgcagacttgtcaaagcgttaattcatggtttttactaactgttatcagtatgtagttacttcggcatcactttgaaacgtgtattacaattaaatcacggtcaaatatgttcattttgttgtaggatttacatggagatacgccccgtcccctctccagcgcctcttgtttgaatgacagcattgacaggagcaaacacagctgacagccgtggtgaaactcgagcgattagagcgatgcgaatattgggtggtctaccatagtatttacatggagataagccccttaaaaaccatgagttaataaagcattaattctgtatttactcctgtcattcaaacaagacgctggagagggggcgggccgtatctccatgtaaatcctatcggaatcggatccatcaggctaaactaacctgtagctgctccgtccacgctcacaacaacgtcatacagacataaataaagcagcgactgtattcaccatgacatagacagtctgtggtttgtacatgtttaacttttgtccagtttctgaacagatatgaggagctgtgagtgtgtgctaacagctgagctaacggctgatgtgttgggctaatcacgaagcgtcatttcttgactggcagcaaaaacaaccaatcacagcagtgcttctctggctggctctgtccaatcacaaacaagaagtgttctccctaaaggaataccctttccgtccaatgtgaaatgctgtggtgttttctgaaatgctgtggtgttttctgaaatgctgtggtgtcttgcacttcagggccaccgcaatactgcttaccgttttcatactttatatatcttagcatattcatacacactgttcatactgctcacaggctgatatctagtgtattcataccccactgtttattattcctcattcaattcattctatatgttattctgtagattgtgtacattactttccacttcactgcttgttgcacctggttagaagctaaactgcatttcgttgtctcagtacctgtaatatgtgcaataacaataaagtttctctttaagttaaaccaaatcattaaaataaaatctaatgtaatgatttggtttaaccttatttattgaatacatcatttaaaatggcaagattaaatcaaattacatccatgttgtacacatcataaagcttaaagtggcagctaaagaattaacacagcagcaggtctgttcaattcatgctcattaagcttcatgtgtgcggatctgaagggactgatcatttatagcctgtccacctatcagttttgcaaacaccaacgcaatttccgccattgcaaacccagccagtcaagccgactccgagtccgagctgtccgacttaagacgagctttttgacacctcccccggctgcgatcagCTACtctctactttcgaggcgagccgcaatgtgtctcaaacaagcctaaggAGTTTTTCCtgctataaaacagctgcgggcaggcAGCAGATACCGCgagagtcccggacatgaattcatagatcaagacAGACAATCCAGTGCTTaaacaaaggcaaggcaagtttatatatagcacttttcaacacaaggcaattcaaagtgctttataaaaaaatgaaagacattaagaaaatggcatttaaaatcagtcattaaaaagaaaagctaataaaataaacatatagctctacacccctagccgacatgtccttaaaatgaagtccgagttatttcaaataatgtatgcactgccatttccccacataaacataacagtctgcaattaaacggttgtctcctgtccgctcctcttcctacttggcgcaccggtaactttctcgtgcgcacgagaggctgagaccaggctgagccgccgaatccctcggaacatcataaaagccattttcaacggttatctggtgaaagattaaccaggctactggatgaaataatatgactggtataggtgtaatattacgataaactcacagctatttcgcggcccggcagtaacacctgccggttgggaacccctgctctacagtacaggttagctctgagtgttagcgaggcttgctaatgtaaacaaagacgagattacatccaaaacacgtcagccattgtttctgatagcaactctctgtgggtccgccgccgatTTGACATCATAtcagcagcaaatctgtatccgcttgtTGTAGCCccatttttaaaagatttgggtacggaggaaaagagagagggttttattttctgacgctgcgtgagttccccgacacatgcaaaagtgcattttgcatgataggtctcctttaattaCACTTTTAAGGTACTTGTACAATACTtgagaatttacattttttgctactttgtacttctactccactacatattTGTTAAATCTTTAGtttctttgcagatttggattcATTGTGTGAAATAAAATCAACACAAAAATAAGACTTTAGTACAATTCTCCAGCTACCCTGCCGTGTACAAAGTCATTAAAGCTGCACTGTTAGCAGctgtgataacactttaatgcatcaataattataataacacataatatatatatatatattattctgaaatgggccaatcaGCATaattactacttttacttttggtactttaagtatattttgatgcgaatacttttgtacttttacttgagtaacattttgaatgcattacttttacttgtaacagagtattcctacactctggtacttttacaagatctgagtacttcttccacctctgctaaTAAAGTATCTTGACTCTCGTTTTGTACTCACAGAACTTGTCGTCCTGCTCTCTCCACTCTGGATGAAACCGATTGGCTGCGTCGTGCTCCGCCTGCAGCTCCTTCTCGTCGTCCTCTATGAACATCCGGCTCTCCTCAAGAAGCTCTTTGCTGGACGGACGCACGATGGTGACTTGTGGAGAAAAACCCATAGCAGCTTTATCTGACCTCCAGTTTGACTccccttcttcctcctcctcatcttcatcGTCTGCCAGGGAGCCTTCCCCTTTATCATCACGCTGCACCTCCAGCTCGTCGTCCCTCCACTTCTCTCCTTCAGGCATGCTCTCCCTCCACTTGCTCTTCATGCTGCTCTTCATGTCTCTGTGCTCCTCTGACAGGTCCTGGCTCCCCCCACTGacccctgtgtctctctcttcgGACCAAACTCCATCGTCATTGTCCGTCTGAGGCCTGTCTTTGTCTCCAGGCCAGGGCAGAGTGCTTGGCTCCAGATGAGCAGAGCTGGtcacttcctcctcttcctcctttgaGTCTTCTCCTTCCTTGTCTGTACTCTCCCGTCTTTCCTCTTTGCTCTTGCTCTCTTctggctttttatttcctgctatgTGTGGCTCTGCAGGTGAAAGTGCATCCTCCTCGGTTAAGTCTGTGACTACACTGACTTGGCCAGACATTTTTTCAAGCTTCTTATCTTAATTTTCTCTCTTTTCAGTCAATACTTGTTCACACTAACTGTTAGCATAGCTTCTTCCAGCTTCTTATGGTCATTTTTGATTGATTTCTGTGAAAGGAAAAGAAGAAAAGAGTTAAAAACAATAGTGAGTTCTGGCTTCAGCTTCACAAAAATATCAAAGTTCACTGTTTATCATGGGTGTGTTGCACTATATGGCTTGTCCTGTCCTGCAGAGCCAGCCATGCGTAGCCTACAGCAGGTATGGTGTACGCCACAGAAGACAAATTCCTTTCAGGAACACTTCTAATATCTACATTTGTAACCAAAATCGAACTGTTGAATAGTGATAATATGACGCTCTAAAACCAGAACAAGTATCATCAACAACACATCCAGAAAGTGTATAAGAAGCTATGTGAAAACATCAGCATTATGTACAATACTTTGGAGAAGATAACAGAAACACTGTTAATAAAGTTCAAATCAATTATTAAACATTTACAGACAACACTGAATAATTCCAGTCATTAAGTGAGTAATACACTACTTGGCTGCATTCCTGCTCTCCTGaaacagactggactttgaccGTTTGACATATTATCACTACAGGTGTTGCTTAGACAAATCTGATGACATTTTTACGGCT
This region includes:
- the LOC117454719 gene encoding transmembrane protein 79-like, which gives rise to MSGQVSVVTDLTEEDALSPAEPHIAGNKKPEESKSKEERRESTDKEGEDSKEEEEEVTSSAHLEPSTLPWPGDKDRPQTDNDDGVWSEERDTGVSGGSQDLSEEHRDMKSSMKSKWRESMPEGEKWRDDELEVQRDDKGEGSLADDEDEEEEEGESNWRSDKAAMGFSPQVTIVRPSSKELLEESRMFIEDDEKELQAEHDAANRFHPEWREQDDKFYLCESLCSEKLKLVLGTAAAALLFPLLVWGGYALIPFESPLLQSTPLRVVYTLRCAFFAIIPIMLGVLVQGVARLRYSALKPLYESALVHREVAVHWHYVNESLALFLFYFLQLAVMATYISQDLVKLVPLLTIIFVFGRLIYWLCLSLGSSFRGLGFGFSFFPILVMLGVNLYYICSSVGPESVFDVEPPTSAPPPRQRWWG